The following proteins come from a genomic window of Pseudomonas sp. Z8(2022):
- a CDS encoding response regulator has protein sequence MEQEAWQILIVEDDQRLAQLTREYLEGNGLRVAIEADGARAAARILAEQPDLVILDLMLPGEDGLSICRKVRDGYRGPILMLTARTDDMDQVLGLEMGADDYVCKPVRPRVLLARIRALLRRREGGGSERDESQPRRLQFGALAIDSAMREAWLGEQGIELTSAEFDLLWLLAVNAGRILSREEIFNALRGIEYDGQDRSIDVRISRIRPKIGDDPMHPRMIKTVRSKGYLFVAEAAEALPHGDASPLLRD, from the coding sequence GTGGAACAAGAAGCGTGGCAGATTCTGATCGTCGAGGATGACCAGCGCCTGGCGCAGTTGACCCGCGAGTATCTGGAGGGCAATGGCCTGCGCGTGGCCATCGAGGCCGACGGTGCCCGTGCGGCGGCGCGGATTCTCGCCGAGCAGCCGGATCTGGTGATTCTCGACCTGATGCTGCCGGGGGAAGACGGTCTGAGCATCTGCCGCAAGGTGCGCGATGGCTACAGGGGCCCGATTCTGATGCTCACCGCGCGTACCGACGATATGGATCAGGTGCTGGGCCTGGAGATGGGCGCCGATGACTACGTGTGCAAGCCGGTGCGCCCGCGCGTTTTGCTGGCGCGCATCCGCGCCCTGTTGCGCCGCCGCGAGGGGGGGGGGAGCGAGCGTGACGAGAGCCAGCCGCGGCGCCTGCAATTCGGCGCGCTGGCCATCGACAGTGCCATGCGCGAGGCCTGGCTGGGTGAGCAGGGCATCGAGCTGACCAGCGCCGAGTTCGATCTGCTGTGGCTGCTGGCGGTCAATGCCGGACGCATCCTGTCACGCGAGGAAATCTTCAATGCGCTGCGCGGCATCGAGTACGACGGTCAGGACCGCTCCATCGATGTGCGCATCTCCCGAATCCGCCCGAAGATCGGCGACGACCCGATGCATCCGCGGATGATCAAGACAGTGCGCAGCAAGGGCTACCTGTTCGTCGCCGAGGCCGCCGAAGCGCTGCCGCACGGCGACGCGTCGCCGCTGCTGCGCGATTGA
- a CDS encoding ATP-binding protein gives MNSIFLRIYGGMLAALVLVGLLGIGTLHLVNEVRGDLYREGLARGTFRLMADNLLPMNEVERKRALVVWSRLLGIPLELQELSDVPLESSERSRLQRGHVLVRQTGPHSAKVYGLLDGKQPLLLTGEIQQISEQLARATNYLLIDELIRYPVDEQPQRLAELKEAKQFGFDLQLVRLENATIDLDQRRRIDEGDTVMALGKGGDSIYVFSGIVDTPWVLEIGPLYQMNPYPPQLLVLICAVGLSLIGLIVYLLVRSLEQRLRVLEGAATHIASGRLDARVPTRGADSVGRLASSFNAMAEHLQTSLSTQRELVRAVSHELRTPVARLRFGLEMIADAPNESARRKYMDGMDSDIQDLDKLVDEMLTYARLEQGSPALNFQQVDLKALIDQVIDELAPLSNKVRLECGAVLSVQADGACWVEAEPRYLHRAVQNLVSNAMRYAEGRVLISCQVGYKRCRIDVEDDGPGVPEEAWERLFSPFLRLDDSRTRASGGHGLGLSIVRRIIYWHGGRAQVARSGSLGGAHFSLVWPLRQGE, from the coding sequence ATGAACTCGATCTTCCTGCGCATCTATGGCGGCATGCTCGCCGCGCTGGTGCTGGTGGGGCTGCTTGGCATCGGCACGCTGCACCTGGTCAACGAGGTGCGCGGCGACCTATACCGCGAGGGCCTGGCGCGCGGCACCTTCCGCCTGATGGCGGACAACCTGCTGCCGATGAACGAGGTGGAGCGCAAGCGCGCTCTGGTGGTGTGGTCGCGCCTGCTCGGTATCCCGCTGGAATTGCAGGAGCTCAGCGACGTGCCGCTGGAAAGCAGCGAGCGCAGCCGTTTGCAGCGCGGCCACGTGCTGGTGCGGCAGACCGGGCCGCACTCGGCCAAGGTCTACGGCCTGCTCGACGGCAAGCAACCGCTGCTGCTGACCGGCGAGATCCAGCAGATCAGCGAGCAGCTGGCGCGGGCCACCAACTACCTGCTGATCGACGAACTGATCCGCTATCCGGTGGATGAGCAGCCGCAACGCCTGGCCGAGCTGAAGGAGGCCAAGCAGTTCGGCTTCGACCTGCAACTGGTGCGACTGGAGAACGCCACCATCGACCTCGATCAGCGGCGCCGTATCGACGAAGGCGACACGGTGATGGCGCTGGGCAAGGGCGGCGACTCCATCTATGTGTTCTCCGGCATCGTCGACACCCCCTGGGTGCTGGAGATCGGCCCGCTGTACCAGATGAACCCCTATCCGCCGCAGTTGCTGGTGCTGATCTGCGCGGTCGGCCTGAGCCTGATCGGGCTGATCGTCTACCTGCTGGTGCGCTCGCTGGAGCAGCGCCTGCGTGTGCTGGAGGGCGCCGCCACGCACATCGCCAGCGGCCGCCTGGATGCGCGCGTGCCGACGCGTGGTGCCGACTCGGTCGGACGCCTGGCCAGCAGCTTCAACGCCATGGCCGAGCACCTGCAGACGTCGCTGAGCACGCAGCGCGAGCTGGTGCGGGCGGTATCCCACGAACTGCGCACGCCTGTGGCGCGGCTGCGTTTCGGCCTGGAGATGATTGCCGACGCGCCGAACGAAAGCGCCCGGCGCAAATACATGGATGGCATGGACAGCGATATTCAGGACCTCGACAAGCTGGTCGACGAGATGCTGACCTACGCGCGCCTGGAACAGGGCTCGCCAGCGCTGAATTTCCAGCAGGTGGATCTCAAGGCCCTGATCGATCAGGTGATAGACGAGCTGGCGCCACTGAGCAACAAGGTGCGGCTGGAGTGCGGTGCGGTGCTCAGCGTGCAGGCCGACGGCGCCTGCTGGGTCGAAGCCGAGCCGCGCTACCTGCATCGGGCGGTGCAGAACCTGGTGAGCAATGCCATGCGTTACGCGGAAGGGCGGGTGCTGATCAGTTGTCAGGTCGGTTACAAGCGTTGCCGCATCGATGTCGAAGACGACGGGCCAGGCGTGCCGGAAGAGGCCTGGGAGCGTCTGTTCAGTCCCTTCCTGCGTCTCGACGACAGCCGTACGCGCGCCTCCGGTGGCCATGGCCTGGGCTTGTCCATCGTGCGCAGGATCATCTACTGGCATGGTGGTCGTGCACAGGTCGCTCGCAGTGGAAGCCTCGGCGGTGCGCATTTCAGTCTGGTGTGGCCGCTGCGTCAGGGAGAGTAG
- a CDS encoding 4'-phosphopantetheinyl transferase family protein gives MNAYHPACCSPLDDHDPLPRTLAGAQLISTRFDPALLAEDDLARCVIPPVRGAAKRQAEYLAGRLCAREALRRLTGQASVPAVGEDRAPQWPAGVVGSITHGDNWAAALVAPASRWRTLGLDVERLLPAERARRLQGEILTAAELQRLQGLDEEARAARISLTFSLKESLFKALYPLTLTRFYFQDAELLEIDQDNARLCLLTDLHADWRSGAELDGQFTLFDNKVLSLVAVEA, from the coding sequence ATGAACGCCTACCACCCGGCCTGCTGCAGCCCCCTCGACGATCACGACCCGCTGCCGCGCACCCTCGCCGGCGCGCAGCTGATCAGCACGCGCTTCGACCCCGCCCTGCTCGCCGAAGATGATCTCGCCCGCTGCGTCATCCCGCCCGTGCGCGGCGCAGCCAAGCGTCAGGCCGAGTACCTGGCCGGGCGCCTCTGTGCCCGCGAAGCCCTGCGCCGTTTGACCGGCCAGGCCAGCGTGCCGGCAGTGGGCGAAGACCGCGCCCCGCAATGGCCGGCAGGCGTGGTCGGTTCCATCACCCACGGTGACAACTGGGCCGCTGCGCTGGTTGCGCCCGCCAGCCGATGGCGCACCCTCGGCCTGGATGTCGAGCGCCTGCTACCGGCCGAACGCGCCCGGCGCCTGCAGGGCGAAATCCTCACCGCTGCCGAACTGCAACGCCTGCAAGGCCTGGATGAAGAAGCTCGCGCCGCGCGCATCAGCCTGACCTTCTCGCTCAAGGAAAGTCTGTTCAAGGCGCTCTACCCGCTGACCCTGACGCGCTTCTATTTCCAGGACGCCGAGCTGCTGGAGATCGATCAGGACAACGCGCGCCTGTGCCTGCTGACCGACCTGCACGCGGACTGGCGAAGCGGCGCCGAACTGGATGGCCAGTTCACCCTGTTCGATAACAAGGTGCTGAGCCTGGTGGCGGTGGAAGCCTGA
- a CDS encoding MFS transporter gives MTQQSQFALLGKKRFLPFFVTQLLGAFNDNIFKQSLILAILFKLNTGVDRDLLVNLCALLFILPFFLFSALGGQFGEKFAKDSLIRKIKAAEILIMLAGAAGVLLDNLPLMLVVLFAMGTQSALFGPVKYSILPQHLREEELVGGNALVEMGTFLAILAGTIGAGIMMASSSYAPIVAGSVVGVALLGYLASHGIPRAAAAMPGLPLDWNIFRQSWVILKLGLGQRPAVSRSLVGNSWFWFLGAIYLTQIPAYAKEWLYGDESVVTLILTVFSLGIGLGSMLCERMSGHKVEIGLVPFGSIGLTLFGMLLWWFSGGFPEGAAPHDWLALLGYGQAWWILGCILGIGLFGGFYIVPLYALIQSRTAEHERARVIAANNILNALFMVASAIAAILFLSVAGLSIPQLFLVVSLMNIAVNSYIFKIVPEFSMRFLIWLLGHSMYRVEHKGLDAIPDEGPAVLVCNHVSFVDALLIGGAIRRPVRFVMYYKIYDLPVLNFVFRTAGTVPIAGRSEDLLIYDAAFKKIAEYLRNGELVCIFPEGKLTGDGEINEFKAGVERILEENPVPVIPMALQGLWGSFFSRDPHKGLFRRLWSRVCLVAGAPLAPEQARREALQAQVAELRGDWR, from the coding sequence ATGACCCAACAATCGCAATTCGCCCTGCTTGGCAAGAAGCGCTTCCTGCCGTTTTTCGTGACGCAATTGCTCGGCGCCTTCAACGACAACATCTTCAAACAGTCACTGATTCTCGCCATCCTCTTCAAGCTCAACACCGGCGTCGACCGCGATCTTCTGGTCAACCTCTGCGCCTTGCTGTTCATCCTGCCGTTCTTTCTGTTCTCCGCCCTTGGTGGCCAGTTCGGCGAAAAATTCGCCAAGGATTCGCTGATCCGCAAGATCAAGGCGGCCGAAATTCTGATCATGCTCGCCGGTGCTGCCGGGGTGTTGCTGGATAACCTGCCGCTGATGCTCGTCGTGCTGTTCGCCATGGGCACGCAGTCGGCGCTGTTCGGCCCGGTGAAGTATTCAATCCTGCCGCAGCACCTCAGGGAGGAGGAGCTGGTGGGTGGCAATGCGCTGGTGGAAATGGGCACCTTCCTGGCGATTCTGGCGGGCACCATTGGCGCCGGGATCATGATGGCCAGCAGCAGCTATGCGCCCATCGTCGCCGGTTCGGTGGTCGGCGTGGCGCTGCTCGGCTATCTGGCCAGCCATGGCATCCCCAGGGCTGCGGCGGCGATGCCGGGGCTGCCGCTGGACTGGAACATCTTTCGCCAGTCCTGGGTGATCCTCAAGCTTGGTCTGGGCCAGCGCCCGGCGGTTTCGCGTTCGCTGGTGGGCAACTCCTGGTTCTGGTTTCTCGGCGCGATCTACCTGACGCAGATTCCGGCCTACGCCAAGGAATGGCTGTATGGCGACGAGAGCGTGGTGACGCTGATTCTCACCGTGTTTTCGCTGGGGATCGGCCTGGGTTCGATGCTCTGCGAGCGCATGAGCGGGCACAAGGTGGAGATCGGTCTGGTACCGTTCGGCTCCATCGGCCTGACCCTGTTCGGCATGCTGCTGTGGTGGTTCTCCGGCGGTTTCCCCGAAGGCGCAGCACCCCATGACTGGCTGGCGCTGCTGGGCTATGGCCAGGCCTGGTGGATTCTCGGCTGCATTCTCGGCATCGGCCTGTTCGGCGGCTTCTACATCGTGCCGCTGTATGCGCTGATCCAGTCGCGCACCGCCGAGCACGAGCGGGCGCGGGTGATCGCGGCCAACAACATCCTCAACGCGCTGTTCATGGTGGCCTCGGCCATCGCCGCGATTCTGTTCCTCAGCGTTGCCGGGCTGTCGATTCCGCAGCTGTTTCTGGTGGTGTCGCTGATGAACATCGCGGTCAACAGCTACATCTTCAAGATCGTCCCCGAGTTCAGCATGCGCTTTCTCATCTGGCTGCTCGGGCATTCGATGTACCGCGTCGAGCACAAGGGACTGGACGCCATTCCCGACGAGGGACCGGCGGTGCTGGTGTGCAACCACGTGTCCTTCGTCGATGCGCTGCTGATCGGCGGGGCGATTCGCCGGCCGGTGCGCTTCGTCATGTACTACAAGATCTACGATCTGCCGGTGCTCAATTTCGTCTTCCGCACCGCCGGCACCGTGCCGATCGCCGGGCGTAGCGAGGACCTGCTGATCTACGATGCCGCGTTCAAGAAGATTGCCGAGTACCTGCGCAATGGCGAGCTGGTGTGCATCTTCCCCGAGGGCAAGCTGACCGGGGATGGCGAGATCAACGAGTTCAAGGCGGGGGTCGAGCGCATCCTCGAAGAAAATCCGGTGCCGGTGATCCCCATGGCGCTGCAGGGGCTGTGGGGCAGCTTCTTCAGTCGCGATCCGCACAAGGGGCTGTTCAGGCGCCTGTGGTCACGGGTGTGTCTGGTAGCT